A single Paenibacillus sp. FSL R5-0517 DNA region contains:
- a CDS encoding CAP domain-containing protein: MYIQKRYIRSLLSLPLAGLLFMLLGTQPIAAAPVDSLLPERSEQEISQKWTQWMSGRNQTATFTQNPSTKAPYVAGVVSDSTLEQALGAANFYRYISGLDGDLVLDAALNRQAQHGAVVVSTGELTHFPVRPADMPKDFFDLGAKSASSSNLYAAYGVQGNLAVKSVEAYMDDSDASNIAALGHRRWILSPQLKKVGFGIASRDNKNYASQFSTMQVMDTSRSGKLNYNYNLYPSKGAFPIEAFHVSQAWSAQLNPDVFAKPSNSEVQVEILRSSDQKTWTLGAKTPVSSDPAKAFFNVNTDGYGYNYAVIFRPDNLKSLKAGDTFNVRITGLKKKNGSKAEILYQTRFFSVSNPSQEPGTNPPNPGTEPGTEPQEPDTGNEDYLDNHLMQFVYTADRTRNPHRLCRQNILFPDPRSFT, encoded by the coding sequence ATGTATATTCAAAAAAGGTACATCCGCTCGCTACTCTCTCTTCCTCTGGCAGGTCTGTTGTTTATGCTGCTCGGAACGCAGCCAATCGCTGCGGCCCCTGTCGACAGTCTGCTGCCTGAGCGAAGTGAACAAGAAATCAGTCAAAAATGGACGCAATGGATGAGTGGCAGGAACCAAACTGCTACATTCACTCAGAATCCCTCGACCAAGGCACCTTACGTCGCTGGTGTAGTAAGTGATTCCACATTAGAGCAAGCTTTAGGAGCAGCCAACTTCTATCGTTATATCTCCGGTCTGGATGGGGATCTCGTTCTGGACGCTGCGCTTAATCGTCAAGCCCAACATGGAGCAGTTGTGGTCTCTACCGGAGAATTGACTCATTTCCCGGTCCGTCCTGCCGATATGCCAAAAGACTTTTTTGATCTGGGAGCCAAATCGGCTTCAAGTTCCAATCTATATGCTGCCTATGGCGTTCAAGGAAATCTTGCAGTCAAAAGTGTCGAAGCATATATGGATGATTCGGATGCCAGTAACATTGCTGCACTTGGTCATCGCCGCTGGATTTTGAGTCCGCAACTGAAGAAAGTCGGCTTCGGGATCGCATCCCGGGACAACAAAAATTATGCGAGCCAATTCAGTACCATGCAAGTGATGGATACAAGCCGTTCAGGAAAACTAAATTACAATTACAACTTGTATCCAAGCAAAGGGGCATTCCCGATTGAAGCATTCCATGTGTCACAAGCCTGGTCTGCACAGCTGAATCCAGACGTCTTTGCGAAGCCTTCCAACTCCGAGGTACAAGTGGAGATTTTGCGTTCATCCGATCAGAAAACGTGGACACTGGGAGCAAAAACGCCGGTTAGCAGTGATCCTGCAAAGGCCTTTTTCAATGTAAATACAGATGGTTACGGATATAACTACGCTGTCATTTTCCGTCCGGATAACTTGAAATCCCTGAAGGCAGGCGATACGTTCAACGTTCGCATTACCGGTTTGAAAAAGAAAAACGGGTCCAAAGCAGAAATCTTATATCAGACTCGTTTCTTCTCGGTCAGCAATCCTTCACAAGAGCCTGGTACTAATCCACCGAATCCTGGGACAGAACCTGGAACAGAGCCACAAGAACCGGATACCGGGAACGAGGATTACCTGGATAATCATCTGATGCAATTCGTATATACAGCGGATCGTACGCGGAACCCTCACCGCTTATGCAGGCAAAACATTCTCTTTCCAGATCCACGGTCCTTCACCTGA
- a CDS encoding glycosyltransferase family 39 protein, with the protein MSKMLQKSFYLILLVFVAVFIASSLLVRAQYNYALYGDNPILGMQQWSIFLPVILLLLGSGVGLYALCLKLNKYTPKVVIPIVLLCSLAIQIIIIFVFPRVPTDDSQTVLSLAMNMLYDQDYSSFETGGYLHMFPFNYSIVLYLKTLLYLFPDNYLVIKLFNILFSTLTTFMIYLIYKQVNDRSTERDYGVLIFAATYLPSLFLNNLIYNDVIATAFLTSCLYFIIRFVREKSWKTIILAAIFLAMGNYFRSIGVIVLIAAIIYILLNMRSIGAKKVVISIGVLAMLFNVPTWTQNAVLQSSGAVSEPVGENAAPVYMWLNMGINLERFGFWDNMESYQIYQRQANYNKAESAALFKQEIGSKLSEASASDLVQMYYKKIIWTWTEGTYQMDRYGIGNESSIGAGRGRGGAIAGSYSYTNAVTELMQGDSAYRTGLLWIVYVMNFLMYCFILIRLVGGIRRKRYDEVSLILVILGFIGFYILWEIKSRYIYPVYPLLVVLSYMGFKDTYDFIFHRKGTLEQYSLRKR; encoded by the coding sequence ATGTCTAAGATGCTGCAAAAGTCGTTTTATCTCATTTTGCTCGTGTTTGTTGCGGTGTTTATTGCTTCATCCTTGTTGGTTCGGGCACAGTACAACTACGCCTTGTATGGGGACAATCCCATTTTGGGCATGCAGCAGTGGAGTATTTTTCTGCCGGTCATTCTTTTGCTTCTTGGTTCAGGTGTCGGGTTATATGCGCTTTGTCTGAAACTGAACAAATACACTCCAAAAGTTGTCATTCCAATCGTGCTGTTATGTTCTCTGGCCATTCAGATTATCATCATTTTCGTATTTCCAAGAGTGCCTACGGATGATTCGCAGACGGTTCTTTCACTCGCCATGAACATGCTCTATGACCAGGATTACTCCTCGTTTGAAACGGGCGGTTATTTGCACATGTTCCCGTTTAACTACTCGATCGTACTGTACCTGAAGACGTTGCTGTACCTGTTCCCGGACAACTATCTGGTTATCAAACTATTCAATATTTTGTTTTCAACATTAACCACATTCATGATTTACCTTATTTATAAACAAGTGAATGACAGATCCACTGAACGTGATTACGGTGTGTTGATCTTTGCAGCGACGTACCTGCCGTCCTTGTTCCTGAACAACCTGATCTATAACGATGTGATTGCCACAGCATTTCTGACATCGTGTTTATACTTTATCATTCGTTTTGTGCGTGAAAAGTCTTGGAAAACAATCATCCTTGCCGCCATTTTTCTCGCGATGGGCAATTACTTTCGAAGCATCGGTGTTATCGTGCTAATCGCTGCTATCATCTATATCCTGCTGAATATGCGGAGCATCGGAGCGAAGAAAGTTGTCATTTCCATCGGTGTGCTAGCTATGTTGTTTAATGTACCAACCTGGACTCAGAATGCAGTTCTTCAATCCTCCGGTGCTGTGAGTGAACCTGTTGGAGAGAATGCTGCACCAGTCTATATGTGGCTCAATATGGGGATTAATCTGGAGCGTTTTGGCTTTTGGGACAATATGGAGAGTTATCAGATCTATCAAAGGCAGGCCAACTACAATAAGGCCGAGAGCGCAGCATTGTTCAAACAAGAGATTGGCAGCAAGCTGTCCGAAGCAAGTGCGAGTGACTTGGTGCAGATGTATTACAAAAAGATCATATGGACCTGGACCGAAGGGACATACCAGATGGACCGATACGGAATCGGCAATGAAAGTTCCATCGGTGCCGGAAGAGGAAGGGGAGGCGCAATCGCAGGGTCCTATAGCTATACCAATGCGGTAACAGAACTGATGCAGGGGGATTCGGCTTATCGGACAGGATTACTCTGGATCGTATATGTGATGAATTTCCTGATGTACTGTTTTATTCTCATCCGGTTGGTCGGTGGAATTCGTCGTAAACGGTATGACGAAGTTTCATTGATTCTGGTCATTCTCGGATTCATCGGTTTTTATATTCTCTGGGAGATTAAGTCCAGATACATCTATCCTGTATATCCGTTGTTGGTTGTGCTGTCCTATATGGGGTTCAAAGACACGTATGACTTCATATTCCATCGTAAAGGTACCTTGGAGCAATATTCTCTGAGAAAAAGGTGA
- a CDS encoding phosphotransferase, giving the protein MLSLKYLFQNNNLAEMILKNWSYDPESLDMFQYYRISSNAVYPFRDQGEVRLLRFAPVEEKNKINLSAELDFLRYLRTNHYGAMEVVPAHSGTELVETHTPWGTYYASVFKRVPGSQLGSIELNDSILYSYGEALGELHHLSRSFIPAQKEKQRWTYTDVLDWMQKILEGFPAEAAALNEVELLQTYFAAWPINKQNFGLIHYDFEPDNVFYDEKKQSCYAIDFDDSMYHWYAMDVERSLDSLREEIEPEQWEQKKQWFLNGYWSKAGERYDLESMFPACRRFANLYGYVRVLRSAEEQFSHEPEWMSALRAKLSQKMAEQAEQFGHPM; this is encoded by the coding sequence ATGTTATCATTAAAATATTTATTTCAAAATAACAACCTTGCCGAGATGATTCTGAAGAATTGGAGTTATGATCCCGAGTCACTGGATATGTTTCAGTATTATCGCATATCCTCCAATGCCGTGTATCCGTTTAGAGATCAGGGAGAGGTCCGATTGCTTCGATTTGCCCCGGTAGAGGAAAAGAATAAAATCAACCTTAGCGCTGAACTGGATTTCCTCCGTTATCTTCGAACGAATCATTATGGAGCCATGGAGGTGGTACCTGCCCATTCAGGAACAGAACTCGTAGAGACTCACACGCCGTGGGGAACATACTACGCTTCCGTATTCAAGCGAGTACCCGGATCGCAGTTAGGGAGCATTGAACTAAATGACTCCATCCTGTACAGCTATGGTGAGGCTTTGGGTGAACTGCATCATTTATCGCGATCATTCATACCTGCGCAAAAGGAGAAGCAACGCTGGACCTATACAGATGTTTTGGATTGGATGCAGAAGATTTTGGAGGGGTTTCCTGCGGAGGCGGCTGCTCTGAACGAGGTAGAGCTTCTTCAAACGTATTTTGCAGCATGGCCGATAAACAAGCAAAATTTTGGACTTATCCACTACGATTTTGAACCGGACAATGTCTTCTATGACGAAAAAAAACAGTCTTGTTATGCCATTGATTTCGATGACTCGATGTATCACTGGTACGCGATGGATGTGGAGCGAAGTCTGGATAGTCTGCGTGAGGAGATCGAGCCTGAGCAATGGGAGCAGAAGAAACAATGGTTCCTGAACGGGTACTGGTCCAAGGCGGGAGAACGTTATGATCTGGAGAGCATGTTCCCCGCATGTCGCCGGTTTGCCAATCTATATGGATACGTGCGTGTGCTTCGGTCTGCCGAAGAGCAATTTTCACATGAGCCGGAATGGATGAGTGCACTCAGAGCAAAATTGAGTCAGAAGATGGCTGAACAAGCGGAGCAATTTGGTCATCCGATGTAA
- a CDS encoding RNA polymerase sigma factor, with protein MNDEELIQEIHEGSRAAMEVLVKRHYKTIFAYVYRKTGEYHTAYDLTQEVFIKMMNSLNKYQNTGKFSHWLLKIAVNHCRDYYRGREFKQQQRESELTEEAFPASEQQNVWNIFHKRYQNEQVRRAVLSLPDHQRDAVILNYYNGLKIREVAELTGTNESTVKSRIRLGITKLKEIIVGGERDEKQRKRR; from the coding sequence TTGAATGATGAAGAGCTTATTCAAGAGATTCATGAAGGTAGCCGAGCTGCAATGGAAGTACTGGTGAAACGGCATTATAAGACGATATTTGCTTATGTTTACCGAAAAACCGGAGAATACCATACTGCTTATGATCTCACACAAGAGGTATTTATAAAAATGATGAATTCACTGAACAAGTATCAGAACACAGGTAAATTCAGTCACTGGTTACTGAAGATTGCAGTGAACCATTGTAGAGATTATTATCGTGGGCGGGAGTTCAAGCAGCAACAAAGAGAGAGTGAATTAACTGAGGAGGCGTTCCCTGCCAGTGAACAACAGAACGTTTGGAATATTTTTCATAAGCGATATCAGAACGAACAAGTCAGGCGGGCAGTATTAAGTTTGCCTGATCACCAGCGAGACGCAGTCATTCTAAACTATTACAATGGATTGAAGATCAGGGAAGTTGCTGAACTTACGGGAACCAATGAATCTACCGTAAAGTCACGCATTCGATTAGGGATAACGAAATTAAAGGAGATTATTGTGGGAGGTGAACGGGATGAAAAGCAGAGGAAACGGAGATAA
- a CDS encoding ABC transporter ATP-binding protein, with protein MILTMDNVSKKYRNKLAVKEVSLELSSGGVYGLLGPNGAGKTTLLRMIVDISKPTSGQILLNGRPIQNMGEHYRSLLGYMPQRFGFYNRFSAYKFLMYMCSLKGIGINQASARVQETLVKVGLENQAQHKIRTFSEGMKQRLGIAQALLNDPQILILDEPTAGLDPKERIRFRNIIGELGRDRIVMLSTHIISDLEFSCKQMILMNEGQLIAHNTPEEIMSRMKNTVWKAKLNSQQLADLTSHFKVSGLSYESDGIVARILAKEKPVPQAVPASPRLEDVYMHYFGEETKS; from the coding sequence TTGATACTGACCATGGATAACGTATCCAAGAAATACAGGAACAAGTTGGCGGTAAAAGAAGTCTCACTGGAACTATCCAGTGGTGGTGTTTATGGCCTCCTTGGACCGAATGGAGCAGGGAAGACAACATTGCTTCGCATGATTGTAGACATTTCCAAGCCCACGTCTGGACAAATTTTGTTGAACGGGCGGCCTATCCAAAACATGGGGGAACATTATCGAAGTTTGTTGGGCTACATGCCGCAACGATTTGGGTTTTATAACCGATTCAGTGCTTATAAATTTCTCATGTATATGTGCTCTTTGAAAGGGATTGGTATTAATCAAGCTTCAGCACGTGTACAGGAAACGTTAGTAAAGGTGGGCCTTGAAAATCAGGCACAACATAAAATCCGCACATTCTCCGAAGGGATGAAGCAGCGATTGGGAATTGCCCAAGCTTTGCTGAATGATCCACAAATTTTAATTCTTGACGAACCTACAGCTGGATTGGACCCCAAAGAGCGCATTCGATTTCGTAACATTATCGGTGAGCTGGGAAGAGATCGTATTGTAATGTTATCTACGCATATCATTTCTGATTTGGAGTTTTCATGTAAGCAGATGATTCTGATGAATGAAGGGCAGCTCATCGCCCATAATACTCCGGAAGAGATTATGAGCCGGATGAAAAATACCGTATGGAAAGCGAAATTGAATTCGCAGCAACTTGCTGATCTTACCTCTCATTTCAAAGTAAGTGGTTTGTCTTATGAGTCAGATGGAATCGTAGCCCGAATTCTCGCCAAAGAAAAGCCTGTTCCCCAAGCCGTACCAGCATCACCTCGGCTTGAGGACGTATATATGCACTATTTTGGAGAGGAGACGAAGTCTTGA
- a CDS encoding Imm41 family immunity protein, which translates to MEQALQILMQNARAEENTLLYMLHEEARFDQELFWQYVNSIVELTRLTANQPLDRELSSAVSFTYSKIMEYLQWHQLDRDVYEIKQFPYVYAHQIVNLLGNVVNGFYQGIVPAEASFDEEFPNPAFTGEMAEEQPAVLQLGYYKQHTNVHALGFREEDGAYRIVLNEEEDRDLADSRLSRREVEGTYLFTAPDASSAYQCFHEWVMENSAPYRSWRGVHRMNVNEHVIEQQPLTFVGIKQTFSCVDGENLRGIPKMWQDALADGIEERLNGFNNGAIPGLVGICVDQRELHDNQMEYWIATSHTGEVPEGLVSIELPASHWVVFEADGLEPEAIQRLWHHIMTEWFPSTSYQHAGIPELEVYRGHGTPPQVWIPVKSL; encoded by the coding sequence ATGGAACAAGCACTTCAGATCCTGATGCAAAATGCACGAGCAGAAGAGAATACCTTGTTGTATATGCTGCATGAGGAAGCACGTTTCGATCAGGAACTATTCTGGCAATACGTGAACAGTATTGTGGAACTGACTCGTCTTACTGCCAATCAGCCTTTGGATCGAGAACTTTCCAGTGCCGTTAGTTTCACCTATTCCAAAATCATGGAGTATCTGCAATGGCATCAGTTGGATCGTGATGTGTATGAGATTAAACAGTTTCCATATGTCTACGCACATCAGATTGTGAATCTGCTAGGCAACGTAGTTAACGGTTTCTATCAAGGTATCGTACCCGCTGAAGCCAGTTTCGATGAGGAGTTCCCCAATCCAGCCTTCACAGGCGAAATGGCAGAAGAGCAACCAGCCGTTCTGCAGCTGGGCTACTATAAACAACATACGAATGTACACGCCCTTGGCTTCCGCGAGGAAGATGGGGCGTATCGAATTGTTTTGAACGAAGAAGAGGATCGGGATCTTGCAGATTCCAGGCTGAGTCGCCGAGAGGTGGAGGGAACGTATCTTTTTACGGCCCCCGATGCCAGCAGCGCCTACCAATGTTTTCACGAATGGGTCATGGAGAACAGTGCCCCGTATCGCTCTTGGAGAGGAGTCCATCGAATGAATGTGAATGAACATGTAATTGAACAGCAGCCGCTTACCTTTGTGGGAATCAAACAAACATTTTCTTGTGTGGATGGTGAAAATTTAAGAGGGATCCCCAAGATGTGGCAGGATGCTTTGGCAGACGGCATTGAGGAACGTTTAAACGGGTTCAATAATGGAGCTATTCCCGGTCTGGTGGGCATCTGTGTAGATCAGAGGGAGCTGCATGACAATCAAATGGAGTACTGGATTGCCACTTCTCACACAGGTGAAGTGCCTGAAGGCCTGGTGTCCATCGAACTGCCCGCGTCCCATTGGGTTGTATTTGAGGCCGACGGATTAGAGCCGGAGGCGATACAACGATTGTGGCACCATATTATGACAGAGTGGTTTCCCTCCACTTCATATCAGCATGCAGGTATTCCGGAACTTGAAGTATATAGAGGTCATGGCACACCCCCCCAAGTCTGGATACCTGTAAAATCACTGTGA